Below is a genomic region from Brevinematales bacterium.
GAAAAAGGCTTGTATGATCTTACCGTCGAACTCGATGACTTCCCCGTGGGTCAGTTCCACGGCGGCGATAGCGAATTTATTCTCCGCGGAGATACCGTTATAGACCTGCGAACGGGTATCGGCGTATACGTCGAACGCCTGCCCGGATTGGCGCGCCTGCATGATGTCGTAGAGGGCGTATGTCCGAGCCGCGACCGCCTGCGCCTTGAGCGCCTCGATATTCCATTCGGCGGGCACTTCCGACGCGACCACCCCGTAGAGGTAGGACTCGATATCGATAATATTCATCACCCACAGGCTCGCGCCTGTATTGGTAATCCTGACCGTGCCCCGGTACGCGTTCCCGTCGAGGAGGAAATACTGCGAGGGCATCAGTTCGAGCGTCATCACCGGATAGAGCGTCCCGTTCAGCTCGATTCCCTTCGGCGAGTACCCGACATGGATATCCCCCGCCGCAACTTCTTTGCGGGTATCGATCGTCAGCAGATAATTTTTATAAGGCAGGATGGTGAATTCCTTCCCTTCGCTTAAAAATATCCTGACAACAGGCGAGGCCTTATAAACCGGCTTGCCGAAGTAGGAGCAGTTCGCGAGCAATAATACGGCGGCTAATGGAAGTATGCTTTTTAATAAAGGCATGCGATTCCCCCGAAAATATTTCTATGGGTCACTTCCTTGCCGCCGAGAATCGGCGGCAAGGAAGTGACCATTGGGCGTAATTAAAGATAAATCATTACTAATGTTAAAAACGTTAATAGTTTTTAGAATCGCCCTAGTATATCATCGGTAGAAAAAGCGGGATGGGTTAATGAATTAAATCAGGATATTTCAAGAATAAAGAACTCGATCTGTTTCATCAGTTTATTCATATCGCCGTTATTGAAGATGCTGAAGTGGGATTTGTCCTTGAAGAAGTCGAGATACCGTTGGGCATGAAGCACCCCGTCAATCTTGCAGTCGTCCCATTTGCGGTAGAGTTTCACCCGCGCGCGGATAATATCCTCCGGGGCTTCCACCGATACGACATAGTCGCAGAGCTCGTCCAATCCCATCTCGAAGAGTAACGCCGCGTCGATAATATAACGCTTCTTCGGGTGCTTCGTGATAATATCAGTGATTTCCTTTCTCATCCGCGGGTGCACGATGGAGTTCAGGACGGATAGTTTCTCTGCGTTGCGGAACACCAGATTCCCGAGGACTTGCCGGTCGATTTTCCCGGTGTTGTCGAGGATACCTGTGCCGAAATTCCCGACAATGTTTTCCTTCTCCCACTCGAGCGCGGAATGCCCGAATTTATCCACATCCAGCGCGGTAAACTTATATTCCTTAGCGAGGATACCGGATACGGTCGATTTTCCGCACCCCACTTTTCCGACAAGCCCCACGACAGGATATTCCACACTCATTATTTGTCCCCAATTATTTCATTTCGAATAATTTTAAAAATCTCGGCCTTATTCAATCCCTCGTAAAATAGTTCCATTATCCTTTTTACAGCCGCGGCGGAATGGACGAATACGCAACCGGTGCAGTCCCAAACCTGACCGTCGCGCCCCTCGATCATACATCCCCCGGTGCCGGTATCGCCGCACGGATAAAACGGGCAGTAGCAGAAAAGGCACACCAGCGGCTCTGCGGTATCGTGGCAGGGATAGTACGGGCAGCGGTTTTCGCGCACGCAATCCTTCAACAACCCGTCGATTTGTTTATTAAAATATTTATCCGCGGAATTCATCATTTTTTATTCTTCAGTTCCTCGTCCAGGTTAATCTTATCCTTCGAGAGGAATGCGGTCTCCGGGACAAAATACCCCGTATCGTCCACGCCGACCATGCTGTCGAATTTCAGCTTAATCACGATATGGACGTTGACCCAGAAATTCTTCAACCCCTTCAGATTCAATCCCTCGTAGCTCAGGATATATTCGAGGGGCTTCGAGTTCTGTATCTCGTCGTGCAGGTTCAGGATATCCTTCATATCCTTCAGGGTGTAGTATTTCCCGAACGTCTGCGACGCCAGCTCCTGAAACACTTCCTTATTCTTATCGGTCATCGCGATAATATAGATAGGGATAGCGTTCTCGCGGGCGTAGGCCAGTATGACTTCCTCGTCATAGACACTGAAACTCTGCTCGCCGATTTCCCCGGACACGATGAGAAGTATCGCTTTATTGCGGTTGACGTTCAGTAACCCGGTCACCGAGTCGTACATGGCCGTCCCGAGCTGGGTAGGATAGGTTCCCTCGAACGGTTTCTTGAGCGTGTAGTCCATCGACCATAGCTCGTTCGCGTCGATACGTCCCGAATTCTCGGTGACGCTGTTCATCAGGGAGATATCCATCCAGTCGCTGCCGGACATCTTCTGGAGGAACGCCCCGAAGATTTCCTTGAATTCCGGCACGTACGGTTCCATCGCGGTACTTTTATCGATAATGAACTTGATATACATATTCTTGCGGTATTCGTCGGTTGTCCCGAGGCGCACGAACGGGATAAGCTCGTCCTCCTCGTAGACAAGGATATTCTCGTCGCTGATATCGTAGATCGGGTTGCCTTCTTTGTCCCATATCCGCAGGTGGATAAAGTTATGCGGGTAGGATTGGAGCCATATCTGGTTGACCTTCACCCCAATGTTCGCGTAACGGAGCTGGAGGGGCGAGAAGATGCCGATATACTGCGAATTGAAATCCGATTCGTAGATAAAGTTCTTCGCGTCGATACAGGTATCGAACGGCAGAAGAAGCTGGTCCTGATCGACGCCGAGTTTCTCCATATTCTTCGTTTCAGTATTATAGATGAATATGCCCTGACGCGCGTCGACTATATAGAGGAATTTCCCCTTGAGGCAAAGCCCGCGCGGTTCCTGGAGAATCTGGTCGCCGAATGTTTCGATCGTATTGCCGAAGAGGTCGAATTTTACGATACGCTTATTATAGCTGTCGGACACGTAGAGAAAATCCCCTTCTCCCACTATGTCGGTCGGGCGGTCGAGGGTGCCTTTCCCGAAATTCTGTATCCATTTCCCGTCGAGGTCGAATTTCTGTATCCGGTCGTTCCCGTTATCGACTATGAACAGGTACTCGTCGGGAGAAATATACAAACCCATCGGCCCGGCAAGATTGGTGTCCCCGTACCCGGATATGCCGAATGTATTGAGTAGGCCGCCGCCGCGGTCGAAAACGTAGATTTTATCCGCCTGATAATCGGCGGCGTAGAGTTTATCCTGATAGAGCGCGATACCCGTGGGGGCTTCGAATTGGGAGAAGTCGCCGATCTTGCGGCCGTACTCCTGGAATACGTTGCCGTCCGCGTCCATCTCCACCACGTACTTGGTCTTGATAGACGATATAAGGATCGTATTTTTCTCCTCGTCGTAGATCACAAAGCTCGGACGGATGATCTGGTGCCGCCCGTCGATAATCCCGTCATACACCTTCCATAATATGTAGGGCTCGGAGTAGTCGAAACTTTTATCGATCGCGTTCTGGAAGTAGAGGTTGTTCAGCTTCTGCTTGACCTGAGGGGTTCCCCCGCCGAGCTTGATGAGGTTCTCCCATTCCTCCATCGCGTTCTTGGTGTAGCCCGCGTTGAGGTAGGAGTATCCGAGATAGTAACGCGCTTCGAGGTTCATCGGGTCGAGTCCCAGCGACTTATTGAATAGCTGGATCGCCGCCTGATATTCCCGGTTATTAAATCGCAGCATACCGGACTTAAAGACATCCTGCGCCATGATGGTACTGATGGATTGAGGATGGGTTGAAAGGGGGATGATTAGCAGAATAATTGATAAAAGAAACAAGCCTTTTTTCAAATTCTCCCTCCCGTGAAATCTCTCTGGATACCACTTATTATAACGCATATTCGGGAACTTGTCATATTTTATCGGCAGATTCCCGGTTGAAACAGACTTGTTATTTATGGAATTGTGATGTATTATTATACTAACGTGTTATCGGGAGGCGCTATGCGTTTCATAGTTCTATTAATAAGTGTATTCATGGTTTTCACCGGGGGTTTCGCCAAGAATACGGAATGGGATTTAATGGGGTTGAACGGGAATGTCAAATCGATGAAGATACAGGATTTCCAGTTAGACCCCGAGAACAGCAAGCAGGTGCTGATTTCCGAGGAGACCTATAAGTTCACCAAGGACGGGCTTCTGACTGTCGTGGATTTCTCAGCGGAGGGCGGCGAAGTTAAGTTCCAGTCGGTCTTTAAGTATAAGTCCGATTCCTCGGGCAATATTATCGAGAAAAAGGAGTTCGACGAGGGTAAAAATCTCCTGATGACCTATGTTTTCCAGTACGATAAGGCCGGAAAGCTTACCGCGAAGAACAGCAAATCCGCGTACCCGGAGGAGCCGAACGTACAGGAGAGTTATACCTACGACGCCGCCGGGAAACTGCTGAAGATCGACAAGGTCTATGTCGGGATGGGCGTCGAGGCGCTCCAATATGTGTACGACCAGTCCGGCAAGGTGCAGGCCGAGAAATGGAAGAACGATGTCGGCGACCCGCTGGAATGGACGATTCTCTATGGGTATGATAAGAACGGGCATGTTGCCGAGAAGCAGGGCCTGCAGGGCGCGGGCGAGGATTGGGTCTCGAAGAAGTTCCAGTACGACGCGAAGGGGAATGTCACTGTCGTGGAAGAATGGCAGCTCGCCGAAGCGGACGGCGCGGGCGAGATGGTGATGGTCGGTTCGCTGAAGTACCAGTATATCTATTGGTAGATTATTCCACCCGTTTGGAGATGCATGCGTAGGCGTTGTGGTTATGGATCGACTCGGCGTTCTTGACCTCGACCGAGTACCACACGATACGCGGATCGCTGTTCAGGCGCATCGCGGCCTCGCGCGCGGTATCCTCGACAAATCGAGGGTGATCGTAGGCGTGCTCGGTGATAAATTTCTCGTCCTCGCGTTTCAGTAACGTGAATACCGGCGCGGACGCGGACTCCTCCGCGATCGCGATCAATTCCTCGAACCATACCAGTTTATTCGAACGGATGCGTATCTTGATATTCCCGCGCTGGTTGTGCGCGCCGTAATCGCTGATCTCCTTCGAGCATGGGCACAAATTCTGCGCGGGCACATTTACCTCGACGACCAACTCCAGCTTATCGGATTTTTTCGCTTCGATCCGGCAGATATACTCCATCGGGCTTTCGATACCGGATACGGGGGCTTTCTTCCTGATAAAGTACGGGAATTCTATCTCGATATGCGACGTTTCGCTCTCGAACGTCTCGCGGATATCCTCCAGGAGTTCCCCGAGGCTCCGAAGGCTCAGCCCCATATGATAACGGCTCATCACCTCGAGGAAACGGCTCATATGTGTGCCCCGGTAATGGTGCGGGAGGTCGACATACATATTGATCTTCGCGACAGTCGGCTGGGTGTTGTTGTCGCGGTCGAGCACGGAGATGGGGTAGCTCAGGTCGCTGATGCCGACCTTGTCGATCGATATATTCCGGTCGTCCGGTTCGCTCTGGACATCCCGCATCGGGTTACTCATCACCTTTCCTCCATGTCGCGAAACTGGTCTCGGTCTCCCAGAGCAGGATTTCATAGAGAGAGTAATTATCCGTGCTCAGCTTATCGTTCAAACGGCCGCGTATCCAGAGCACGATATTTTCGGCGGTGGATTGCGAGACAATCTCGTTGATAAAATGGTGGTCGAGTTTATTGACCACCTCGTCCTTGACGATGCGGGAGAGATCGACGAAATCGAGGATCATCCCGTTATCGGGGAGCGAGCGCGCCTGTATAGTGACGCGGAGTTTATAGGTATGGCCGTGCAGGTTCTCGCATTGGCCGTGGTAGTTCACCAGGCTGTGCGCGGCGTCGAACTTGAATTCCTTCGATAGAAAT
It encodes:
- a CDS encoding SpoIID/LytB domain-containing protein — encoded protein: MPLLKSILPLAAVLLLANCSYFGKPVYKASPVVRIFLSEGKEFTILPYKNYLLTIDTRKEVAAGDIHVGYSPKGIELNGTLYPVMTLELMPSQYFLLDGNAYRGTVRITNTGASLWVMNIIDIESYLYGVVASEVPAEWNIEALKAQAVAARTYALYDIMQARQSGQAFDVYADTRSQVYNGISAENKFAIAAVELTHGEVIEFDGKIIQAFFHACSGGMTEDCAFVFGNQKSYLTSVASPYAQKVYQNFTWECNIPVKELNSKLGSKLGTIVSVNVLTRTPSKRIDTIEIVDDQGNTLVMKGNDFRLLVGASLMKSTRANIKLENGVLNISGVGYGHGVGMGQWDAYGMAVSGFKYPDILKFFYKGTVIEKIW
- a CDS encoding dephospho-CoA kinase; its protein translation is MSVEYPVVGLVGKVGCGKSTVSGILAKEYKFTALDVDKFGHSALEWEKENIVGNFGTGILDNTGKIDRQVLGNLVFRNAEKLSVLNSIVHPRMRKEITDIITKHPKKRYIIDAALLFEMGLDELCDYVVSVEAPEDIIRARVKLYRKWDDCKIDGVLHAQRYLDFFKDKSHFSIFNNGDMNKLMKQIEFFILEIS
- a CDS encoding GTP cyclohydrolase I FolE2; the protein is MRDVQSEPDDRNISIDKVGISDLSYPISVLDRDNNTQPTVAKINMYVDLPHHYRGTHMSRFLEVMSRYHMGLSLRSLGELLEDIRETFESETSHIEIEFPYFIRKKAPVSGIESPMEYICRIEAKKSDKLELVVEVNVPAQNLCPCSKEISDYGAHNQRGNIKIRIRSNKLVWFEELIAIAEESASAPVFTLLKREDEKFITEHAYDHPRFVEDTAREAAMRLNSDPRIVWYSVEVKNAESIHNHNAYACISKRVE
- the queD gene encoding 6-carboxytetrahydropterin synthase QueD encodes the protein MPLFLSKEFKFDAAHSLVNYHGQCENLHGHTYKLRVTIQARSLPDNGMILDFVDLSRIVKDEVVNKLDHHFINEIVSQSTAENIVLWIRGRLNDKLSTDNYSLYEILLWETETSFATWRKGDE